In Haloimpatiens massiliensis, the following are encoded in one genomic region:
- a CDS encoding GNAT family N-acetyltransferase: MNLKETIQPDIIQIKNNLRLKILQEGDYKLALPWYHSEKVMYYSEGVKDKVYDIEQINCMYKYLSGIGELYLIEILEKEEWKAIGDVTLSEENMPIVIGEEYWGFGIGKKVIKKLLERGKKIGLSRTKVKIYKYNDRSKNLFISLGFTKVSEDEKSYKFEYVFSS, encoded by the coding sequence GTGAATTTAAAAGAAACTATTCAGCCAGATATTATACAAATAAAAAACAATTTAAGATTGAAAATTTTACAAGAAGGAGATTATAAATTAGCTCTTCCATGGTATCATAGCGAAAAGGTAATGTACTATTCTGAGGGAGTTAAAGATAAGGTATATGATATAGAACAAATTAACTGCATGTATAAGTATTTAAGTGGTATCGGAGAATTATATTTAATAGAAATATTAGAAAAGGAAGAATGGAAGGCAATTGGAGATGTTACTTTATCTGAGGAAAACATGCCTATAGTTATAGGAGAAGAATATTGGGGATTTGGCATTGGGAAAAAAGTAATAAAAAAGCTTTTAGAAAGAGGAAAGAAAATAGGACTAAGTAGGACAAAAGTGAAAATTTATAAATATAATGATCGCTCAAAAAATTTGTTTATATCTTTAGGATTCACAAAGGTTTCAGAAGATGAAAAGTCCTATAAATTTGAATATGTATTTAGTAGTTAA
- a CDS encoding sugar phosphate isomerase/epimerase family protein has translation MTCNCKFGMPTLIEEDNIEDNAILCNELGLDFVELNMNLPYCMPKNNSPEDLMKLKEKYNVEFTLHFPEEIDFGCFYDEIREANIRLFEYIAMWASEFGAKKINIHLNSGIYFTLPHKKMFVYEKNNELFIDKLKDSLNKIIAIAEPLGIKVCVENMQVHKFVEEAFLELCDVSGVNFTWDVGHDAMAGYKIKNIYLNHPYKVSHMHLHDYNGVSDHQVLFNGHVPIKERIKFAQENNLSVLIETKTVKALKESVKRLRECSIL, from the coding sequence ATGACTTGTAATTGTAAATTTGGAATGCCTACATTAATTGAAGAAGATAATATAGAGGATAATGCAATATTATGTAATGAATTGGGATTAGATTTTGTGGAATTAAACATGAATTTGCCTTATTGCATGCCTAAAAATAATAGTCCTGAAGATTTAATGAAATTAAAAGAAAAATATAATGTGGAGTTTACTTTGCATTTTCCTGAAGAAATTGATTTTGGATGTTTTTATGATGAAATAAGAGAAGCGAACATTAGACTTTTTGAATATATTGCCATGTGGGCGTCGGAATTTGGAGCTAAAAAAATTAATATTCATTTAAATTCAGGGATATACTTTACATTACCACATAAAAAGATGTTTGTTTATGAAAAAAATAATGAATTGTTTATAGACAAGCTTAAGGATTCTTTAAATAAAATAATTGCTATTGCAGAACCTTTGGGTATAAAGGTATGTGTTGAAAATATGCAAGTACATAAATTTGTAGAAGAAGCTTTTTTAGAGCTATGTGATGTTTCTGGAGTGAATTTCACTTGGGATGTGGGACATGATGCTATGGCGGGATATAAAATAAAAAATATATATTTAAACCATCCATATAAAGTTAGCCATATGCATTTACATGACTACAATGGAGTAAGTGATCATCAAGTATTATTTAATGGTCATGTCCCTATAAAAGAAAGAATTAAATTTGCACAAGAAAATAACTTAAGTGTTTTAATTGAGACAAAGACTGTAAAGGCACTTAAAGAGTCGGTAAAAAGGCTTAGGGAATGTTCAATATTATAA
- a CDS encoding tryptophan transporter yields the protein MNLKKLIISSLLLAIGLILHQVSPALFLGMRPDFLLAMMFIALYITKDYKSSLIIGIIAGFLTAATTTFPGGQIPNIVDKIVTAHVLYVFFKVAENKLNCQITMAVASILGTLVSGCVFLGSALVLFSLPAPFSTLFLTVVLPACAINIAATLILFKAIKNALRRCSAIQ from the coding sequence ATGAATTTAAAAAAATTAATTATCAGTTCTTTATTGCTAGCTATAGGTTTAATATTACATCAGGTTTCACCTGCATTATTTTTAGGAATGAGACCAGATTTTCTACTAGCCATGATGTTTATAGCTCTTTATATTACTAAAGATTATAAATCCTCATTAATTATAGGCATTATTGCTGGATTTCTAACTGCTGCTACTACAACCTTTCCTGGTGGTCAAATTCCAAATATAGTGGACAAAATAGTTACTGCTCATGTATTATATGTATTTTTTAAAGTTGCAGAAAACAAATTAAATTGTCAAATAACTATGGCTGTTGCTAGTATCTTAGGAACGCTGGTAAGTGGATGTGTATTTTTAGGAAGTGCATTAGTATTATTTTCTCTTCCAGCACCGTTTTCCACATTGTTCTTAACTGTGGTTTTACCTGCTTGTGCTATAAACATTGCAGCAACACTTATACTATTTAAAGCCATAAAAAATGCCCTAAGGCGTTGTTCTGCAATTCAATAA